A single window of Microbispora hainanensis DNA harbors:
- a CDS encoding IS110 family transposase, translated as MDGEERLHGSDGRGRSGMAVAVGIDVSKEFHWAEIKVAETGKVLLSRRFDNAPGAIGELIEHITVAQAEHGPATVGIDVLGGIAGLLEAMLLHAGLAVVHVPGMAVNRARRATVGGERKSDPKDARVIADQVRMRDDLRPVQPGRELDAELRLLVGRRAELVTDATRRAARLRDLLTSIHPGLERVVDVTGKLGLHLLTRFVTPAEIRDAGLEDVLAHLRQVRHVKASMVRALAEAAIDAAAAQHIAVPGQTVAADIIRDLAAEALAGRERLAQLDARIQEVLARHPDAALILSLPGMGATLTAEFLAETGGIARFASPDQLASAAGLAPVLKQSGKVRYLQRATAGNKALKRVFYQSAFIAISCDPASRAFYDRKRAAGKRHHQALIALARRRVNVLHAILRHRRPYDPSHVRAAVA; from the coding sequence ATGGACGGCGAGGAGAGGCTGCATGGCAGTGACGGGAGAGGAAGGAGTGGCATGGCCGTCGCTGTAGGTATCGACGTTTCCAAGGAGTTCCACTGGGCCGAGATCAAGGTCGCTGAGACCGGGAAGGTGCTGCTCAGCCGCCGCTTCGACAACGCCCCCGGTGCCATTGGCGAGCTGATCGAGCACATCACCGTCGCGCAGGCCGAGCACGGCCCGGCCACTGTCGGGATCGACGTGCTGGGTGGTATCGCCGGCCTGCTGGAGGCGATGCTGCTGCACGCGGGCCTTGCCGTGGTCCATGTGCCGGGGATGGCGGTCAACCGGGCACGGCGCGCCACCGTGGGCGGGGAGCGCAAGAGCGACCCCAAGGACGCCCGCGTGATCGCCGATCAGGTGCGCATGCGCGATGACCTGCGACCAGTGCAGCCGGGCCGGGAACTGGACGCCGAACTGCGGCTGCTGGTCGGCCGGCGTGCGGAGCTGGTCACCGACGCCACCCGGCGGGCCGCCCGCCTGCGGGATCTGCTCACCTCGATCCACCCCGGCCTGGAGCGAGTGGTCGATGTCACCGGCAAGCTCGGTCTCCACCTGCTGACCCGCTTTGTCACTCCGGCCGAGATCCGCGACGCCGGGCTGGAGGACGTACTGGCCCATCTGCGCCAGGTGCGGCATGTGAAGGCGTCGATGGTCCGAGCGCTGGCCGAGGCGGCGATCGACGCCGCGGCAGCCCAGCACATCGCCGTCCCCGGGCAGACGGTGGCTGCGGACATCATCCGCGACCTGGCGGCCGAAGCGCTGGCCGGACGTGAACGGCTGGCCCAGCTCGATGCGCGCATCCAGGAGGTGCTGGCGCGCCACCCTGATGCGGCCCTCATCCTCAGCCTGCCGGGGATGGGGGCGACCCTGACTGCGGAGTTCCTCGCCGAAACCGGCGGCATTGCCCGATTCGCCAGCCCCGACCAGCTCGCCTCGGCCGCGGGCCTGGCCCCGGTGCTCAAGCAGTCGGGCAAGGTCCGCTACTTGCAGCGCGCCACGGCAGGCAACAAGGCCCTCAAGCGGGTCTTCTACCAGTCGGCCTTCATCGCTATCAGCTGCGACCCGGCCAGCCGGGCCTTCTACGACCGCAAACGCGCCGCAGGCAAACGGCATCACCAGGCCCTCATCGCCCTGGCCCGCCGCCGTGTCAACGTCCTGCACGCGATTCTGCGGCACAGGAGGCCGTACGACCCTAGCCATGTCCGGGCTGCGGTGGCTTGA
- a CDS encoding DUF1062 domain-containing protein yields MLPWVVRRTRLPLLSSRCVDCRSESATTGEGRFRVNANGKLLDVWLLVRCVSCDRTSKLNVHERAPVASFDPAELERYHANDPELVASTLLDPLFARRNRVALDWTGAWRLDTPSAWLDEGWPVRVEVVFDDPVPVRPERLIAQGLGLSRNEMLRRVKCDVPPRRTTSTGFAFTVLPGD; encoded by the coding sequence GTGCTGCCCTGGGTCGTCCGCCGGACCAGGCTGCCTCTGCTGTCGTCGCGGTGCGTGGACTGCCGGTCGGAGTCCGCCACCACCGGCGAGGGCAGGTTCCGCGTCAACGCCAACGGCAAGCTGCTGGACGTGTGGCTGCTGGTCCGCTGCGTGTCCTGCGACCGCACGAGCAAGCTCAACGTGCACGAACGGGCGCCGGTCGCCTCGTTCGACCCGGCCGAGCTGGAGCGCTACCACGCCAACGATCCGGAGCTGGTGGCGTCCACGCTGCTCGATCCGCTGTTCGCCCGGCGCAACCGCGTCGCTCTCGATTGGACGGGGGCCTGGCGGCTGGACACCCCGTCGGCATGGCTCGACGAGGGGTGGCCCGTCCGGGTGGAGGTCGTCTTCGACGATCCGGTGCCGGTGCGCCCGGAGCGGCTCATCGCGCAGGGGCTCGGCCTCAGCAGGAACGAGATGCTGCGCCGGGTCAAGTGCGACGTTCCGCCGCGCCGTACGACGAGCACCGGGTTCGCCTTCACCGTGCTGCCCGGGGACTGA
- a CDS encoding DoxX family protein, whose product MNLALWIVAGLLAVVALAGGAIKAFTPKEKLAATPGGAWTRSVSAGGVKTLGVLEILAAAGFTLPYLLECERAPVGVEDRGVRTRQGWLSRWLPSMAREARPPASSLLLDR is encoded by the coding sequence ATGAACCTCGCACTGTGGATCGTTGCCGGACTGCTGGCCGTGGTGGCCCTGGCCGGTGGTGCCATCAAGGCATTCACGCCGAAGGAGAAGCTCGCCGCGACCCCAGGTGGAGCATGGACGCGAAGCGTCAGCGCCGGGGGAGTCAAGACCCTCGGCGTCCTGGAGATCCTCGCCGCGGCCGGCTTCACACTGCCCTACCTTCTTGAGTGCGAGCGCGCTCCGGTTGGTGTAGAAGATCGGGGTGTGCGAACGAGGCAGGGATGGCTCTCACGCTGGCTGCCCTCGATGGCAAGGGAGGCTCGGCCCCCTGCCTCGTCGCTTCTCCTTGACCGCTGA
- a CDS encoding cyclase family protein: MGGVVSVLRDLVDGIRSGGIEVLDLTAPLSDKTPILLLPEPFGQTVPFSMQEISRYDDRGPAWYWNNFTTGEHTGTHFDAPVHWVTGRDGEDVSQVAPAKLIAPAVVLDFSAQSAADPDFLLEVDHVKAWEAEHGPLPDGGWLLYRTGWDARAQDQAEFLNADETGPHTPGMSIDCARYLAEETPITGIGVETVGTDAGAAHSFDPPFPCHSFLLGAGKYGLTQLRNLDRLPPTGAVVVAGPLPIVGGSGSPVRVLALVER; the protein is encoded by the coding sequence ATGGGAGGCGTTGTGTCGGTGTTGCGTGATCTGGTGGACGGCATCCGGAGCGGGGGGATCGAGGTGCTCGACCTCACCGCGCCGCTGAGCGACAAGACGCCGATCCTGTTGCTGCCGGAGCCCTTCGGGCAGACGGTGCCGTTCTCGATGCAGGAGATCAGCCGATACGACGACCGCGGCCCGGCCTGGTATTGGAACAACTTCACCACGGGCGAGCACACCGGCACGCACTTCGACGCGCCGGTCCACTGGGTGACCGGACGCGACGGCGAGGACGTGTCGCAGGTGGCCCCCGCCAAGCTGATCGCGCCCGCCGTGGTGCTCGACTTCAGCGCCCAGTCGGCCGCCGACCCCGACTTCCTGCTGGAGGTCGACCACGTCAAGGCATGGGAGGCCGAGCACGGGCCGCTGCCCGACGGCGGCTGGCTGCTCTACCGCACCGGGTGGGACGCCCGCGCCCAAGACCAGGCGGAGTTTCTGAACGCCGACGAGACCGGGCCGCACACGCCGGGCATGTCCATCGACTGCGCCCGCTACCTTGCCGAGGAGACCCCGATCACGGGCATCGGCGTGGAGACCGTCGGCACCGACGCGGGCGCGGCCCACTCCTTCGACCCCCCCTTCCCCTGCCACTCCTTCCTGCTCGGCGCCGGGAAGTACGGCCTGACGCAGTTGCGCAATCTCGACCGGCTGCCGCCCACCGGAGCGGTGGTGGTCGCCGGGCCGCTGCCGATCGTCGGCGGCTCGGGCAGCCCGGTCCGCGTGCTCGCGCTGGTGGAGCGGTGA
- a CDS encoding DoxX family protein has product MLVPVTALCWIALMVGAMITHGRRGELRFAALNLAYLALAVFVAWGRFGPGAFTG; this is encoded by the coding sequence GTGCTGGTGCCGGTGACCGCGCTCTGCTGGATCGCGCTGATGGTCGGCGCGATGATCACGCACGGCCGTCGCGGCGAGCTCCGGTTCGCGGCGCTGAACCTGGCCTACCTCGCGCTCGCCGTTTTCGTCGCCTGGGGCCGCTTCGGCCCCGGCGCCTTCACCGGCTGA